A single window of Terriglobales bacterium DNA harbors:
- a CDS encoding nuclear transport factor 2 family protein has translation MPKASALLLVVFLLDGCTMWKEKQSPTWSSATGAEQFERLLWQEIKARNWPEVEKRLGANLVVVTPNGKRDRAAHMEYLKGLEITDYSIGEMEVTPNGDDMVLTYTMTMQGTLKGQPMGAATRQMLSVWQQVGTNWIAVVQVWMPVTPEGQQRK, from the coding sequence ATGCCGAAAGCCTCCGCTCTGCTGCTTGTCGTTTTCCTGCTCGACGGCTGCACCATGTGGAAGGAGAAACAGTCGCCCACCTGGAGCAGTGCGACGGGCGCCGAGCAGTTCGAGCGCCTGCTGTGGCAGGAAATCAAGGCCCGCAACTGGCCGGAGGTGGAGAAACGCCTGGGCGCCAACCTGGTGGTGGTGACGCCCAACGGCAAACGCGACCGCGCCGCCCACATGGAATATCTCAAGGGTTTGGAAATTACCGACTACTCGATCGGCGAGATGGAGGTCACTCCCAATGGCGATGACATGGTGCTCACCTACACCATGACCATGCAGGGCACCCTCAAGGGACAGCCGATGGGAGCAGCGACGCGGCAGATGCTGTCGGTGTGGCAGCAGGTGGGGACGAACTGGATTGCGGTCGTGCAGGTCTGGATGCCGGTGACTCCGGAAGGTCAGCAACGGAAGTAA
- a CDS encoding radical SAM protein — translation MKPIKFVEFGLTVAAKGGWKVYDWLNQYRPNPSFTPKWSEKPILKSYQKTKPPLGWPRTTDSLCPRCVPEIRQQILDGKLPHEVLLNERVGEIKAQIVERDGKIWMIKDCPKHGHFEDIMSIDTAFYRHLEEMFPGRDMRAHADEHLHRHGSSTIKHGRGAVLTVDLTNRCNMMCDPCFMDANQVGFVHELTWEEIKTVLDNAISLKPKRQMSVQFSGGEPTLSPYFLDAVRYARKVGYNSVQAATNGIEFAKSYEFCEQAADAGLRYAYLQFDGIGNAANAHRKVGNLFDVKLRAIENLVKAGVEIVPVTTIINGINNEQVGKLVQFALENPKVISFLSFQPVSFTGRDEAITDERRMAQRYTLSHLAHDVKNQTGLGEPARDWFPISFLSTFSDWADLVHGPEANWGQMSCGCHPNCGVGMAIMVDKETKEAAPLTSFLNVDQLAKDVGRITDAGRGRGLSLLGMALAVMRNYNPFKTTTHFTIFDLLMKFDKGFGATKKAQQGKKYGNVSGERTREDIEKRRKDRWNILFVAGMWFQDLFNYDFRRTEQCIIPYATQEGEISFCAYNTGIGWRNIIEKMHMTATLTRWYEEHGRHEIFAGGKKVNLETTEQQLLRLNQEHVNAEEQHDLDRLGIAKNAREEKLRARAAKLREEEENARMARLYRQVVLKEQAPETNGFVPLNSLAAKPAAQPAESAEPVREQEEVYGD, via the coding sequence ATGAAGCCGATCAAGTTCGTCGAATTCGGGTTGACCGTAGCCGCCAAGGGCGGCTGGAAAGTGTACGACTGGCTGAACCAGTACCGCCCGAATCCCTCCTTCACGCCCAAGTGGTCGGAGAAGCCCATCCTGAAGTCCTACCAGAAGACCAAGCCGCCGCTGGGCTGGCCGCGCACCACGGATTCGCTGTGCCCGCGCTGCGTGCCGGAGATCCGCCAGCAGATCCTGGACGGCAAGCTGCCGCACGAAGTGCTGCTCAACGAGCGGGTGGGCGAGATCAAGGCGCAAATCGTCGAGCGCGACGGCAAGATCTGGATGATCAAGGACTGCCCCAAGCACGGCCACTTCGAGGACATCATGTCCATCGATACGGCGTTCTACCGGCACCTGGAGGAGATGTTCCCGGGACGCGACATGCGCGCGCACGCCGACGAGCATCTGCATCGTCACGGCTCTTCGACCATCAAGCACGGGCGGGGCGCGGTGCTGACCGTGGACCTGACCAACCGCTGCAACATGATGTGCGACCCCTGCTTCATGGACGCCAACCAGGTGGGCTTTGTGCATGAGCTGACCTGGGAAGAGATCAAGACGGTGCTGGACAACGCCATCTCACTGAAGCCCAAGCGGCAGATGTCGGTGCAGTTCTCCGGCGGCGAGCCCACGCTCTCGCCTTACTTCCTGGATGCGGTGCGTTACGCGCGCAAAGTGGGCTACAACAGCGTGCAGGCGGCCACCAACGGGATCGAGTTCGCCAAGAGCTACGAGTTCTGCGAGCAGGCGGCCGACGCCGGCTTGCGCTACGCCTACCTGCAGTTCGACGGCATCGGCAACGCCGCCAATGCGCACCGCAAGGTGGGCAACCTGTTCGACGTGAAACTGCGCGCCATCGAAAACCTGGTGAAAGCCGGCGTGGAGATCGTGCCCGTCACCACCATCATCAACGGCATCAACAACGAGCAGGTGGGCAAGCTGGTGCAGTTCGCGCTGGAGAACCCGAAGGTCATCTCTTTCCTGTCGTTCCAGCCGGTCAGCTTTACCGGCCGCGACGAGGCCATCACCGACGAGCGGCGCATGGCGCAGCGCTACACCCTCAGCCACCTGGCGCACGACGTGAAGAACCAGACCGGGCTGGGCGAACCGGCGCGCGACTGGTTCCCCATCAGCTTCCTTTCGACGTTCTCCGACTGGGCCGACCTGGTGCACGGGCCGGAAGCCAACTGGGGCCAGATGAGCTGCGGCTGCCACCCCAACTGCGGGGTGGGCATGGCCATCATGGTGGACAAGGAGACCAAGGAAGCGGCGCCGCTGACTTCGTTCCTGAACGTGGACCAGCTGGCCAAGGACGTGGGCCGCATCACCGATGCCGGCCGCGGCCGCGGGTTGTCGCTGCTGGGTATGGCGCTGGCGGTGATGCGCAACTACAACCCGTTCAAGACCACGACCCACTTCACGATCTTCGACCTGCTGATGAAGTTCGACAAGGGCTTCGGCGCCACCAAGAAGGCGCAGCAGGGCAAGAAGTACGGCAACGTCTCCGGCGAGCGCACCAGGGAGGACATCGAGAAGCGGCGCAAGGACCGCTGGAACATCCTGTTCGTCGCCGGCATGTGGTTCCAGGACCTGTTCAACTACGACTTCCGCCGCACCGAGCAGTGCATCATCCCCTATGCCACGCAGGAGGGGGAGATCAGCTTCTGCGCCTACAACACCGGCATCGGCTGGCGCAACATCATCGAGAAGATGCACATGACCGCCACCCTCACCCGGTGGTACGAAGAGCATGGGCGGCATGAGATCTTCGCCGGCGGAAAGAAAGTGAACCTGGAAACCACCGAACAGCAGTTGCTGCGGCTCAACCAGGAGCACGTCAACGCGGAAGAGCAGCACGACCTGGATCGGCTGGGCATCGCCAAGAACGCCCGCGAGGAAAAACTCCGCGCTCGCGCCGCCAAGCTGCGCGAAGAAGAAGAGAACGCGCGCATGGCCAGGCTCTATCGCCAGGTGGTCCTGAAAGAGCAGGCTCCGGAGACGAACGGCTTCGTGCCGCTCAACTCTCTGGCTGCCAAACCTGCCGCTCAGCCAGCGGAGTCGGCGGAACCGGTGCGGGAACAGGAAGAGGTGTACGGCGACTAG